The Deltaproteobacteria bacterium sequence TCGAGCTGGTCCGGCTGCTGCTCGAGTCGGAGGTGATCGTGCGGACCGGGGCGGCGACCTGGACCGTCGACCGCGATCGGCTCACGTCCGCCCGCATACCGGCCGATCACGACGCGATCGTGGCCGCACGGCTGCAAGTGATGGGACCGGCCGAGCGCGATCTGATCGAGAAAGCCGCGGCGGTCGGCGAGACGTTCTGGCTCGACGCGGTCGTCGCGCTCGTGCGCATCGCCGCGCTCAAACCCGAGGACCCCGACGGCCCCACCCTCGCCGAGATCGCCCAGGCCGGCGATCACACGCGCGTCTCCGTCGCGCAAACGCTGGCCAAGCTCGTCGAGCGCGAGTGGATCGTCGACATCACCGACTCGAGCGTGCCGGGCGAACGCGAGTACCGGTTCGCCTATCCGCAGCTGTGGTCGGCAGCGTACAACGCCATCGACGAAGCGACGCGCCGCCGCTACCACCGGCTCGTCGCGCAGTGGCTCGAGCTGCGGCCGGAAGGCCGCGGTGCGCTCGCGCAGGAAGACATCGCCCATCACCTGGAGCTGTCCGGCGACGCGGCCGGCGCCGCGGCTCGCTATCGCCGCGCCGCCGACGCCGCGCGGCGGTCGTTCTACAACGACAAGGCCATCCGGCTGTACGCGCGCGCGCTGGCATGCATCGGCGAGGCGGACGTGGCGGCGCGAATTCATCTGTGGCACGACCTCGGCTCGGTCTACGAACTCAAGGGCGATTTCGAAGCGGCGCTCGGCGCCTTCGAGCGCATGCTGCGCCTGTCGTGGGTCGTCGCGTCGCGGGCCAAGGCCGCGGTCGCGTTCAACAAGATGGGCCGAGTGTGGCGGCGCAAAGGCGACTTGCAGCTCGCGCTCGAGTACCTCACCCGCGGCCAAGATCTGTTCGAGCAGGCGCACGACAGCCGCGGGATGGCCGGTTCGCTCGACGACATCGGTCACGTGTTGTACTTGCTCGGCCGCTACGACGAAGCCTACGAAAAGGTCACGCGCGGCCTTGCCGCGCGCGGTCGCCGCGGCGACGAGCGGTCCATCGCCCGGTCGCTGTCGACCCTGGGCAACATTCAGCAAATGCGCGGGCGGTTCGTCGAAGCGCGCAACTGCCACACCGAGGCGCTCGAACTTCGCCGCAAGATCGGTGACCGCGCCGGCGTGGTCGCGTCCCTCAACAACCTCGCCGTGCTCGCCTACGAGCTGGGAGACCTGGACGCCGCGCGGCGGGGTTGGCAGGAGGCGCTGCAGGAGGCCGAAGACATCGGCGCCCTCCCGCTGCAGGCGCTCGCGCTGGCAAACCTGGGCGAGTTGGCCCGGGTCGAAGGCCGCCACGAGGAGTCGCGGCGGCGGCTCGAGGACGCGCTCGCCATCTGCGAAGAGATCGACGAGCGCCGGCTCACCAGCGAAGTCCTGCGCAACCTCGCGCAGCTCGAGCATGCGACCGGCGGCGCCGGCGCGCGCGACCACGCGCAGCGCGCCCTCGACATCGCGCGCGCGGCCGGCCTGCGCGAGCAGGAGGGACGATGCCTGATCACGCTCGGCGACGTCGTCGCCGGCAACCTGTTCGACGCCGACCGCACCGACGAGCAACCGCGCGACGGCGAGGTCACCGGCGCCGAGAGCTACTACCGGCGCGGCGTCGACCTGCTGCGAGACATCGGCAACGAGGCGGAGTTGGCCAAGGGCCTCGACCGGCTCGGGCGCTACAAGATCGAGCGAGGCGAGATCGCGGCGGGCGCCGCGCTGCTGCGCGAAGCGCGCGACATCTTCGCGCGACTCGGCATGTCCCAGTGCCGCGAGGTCGACCAACTGCTCGCCACGCTGTGACGCCGGAGCCAGCCACTCGCGCCGGCTACGACTTCTTCTTGCGCTGCTGGAACGAGTACGGCCGGCGGCTCGACGCCGTCACCCGGCGAGCGGCCTTGTCGGCATCGGCCTTGTCGGCCCCGTCGGCGTCGTCGCCGGCCAGCGGCTCCTCGCTCGGCGATTCCGGTTCGCGGAACTTGATCTGCGCGAGGGGGTTTTCCGCCGCCATGACCTGCGTCTGCTTGTCGAGGACGTTCTGCAGATCCTTGATCTTTTCGAAATCCTCGAGAATGTCGTCGACGGTCGCGTAGCGCTCGCTGCGCGAGTCGCGCGTCATCTTGTCGAAGATGTCGTCGATCTGCGCGGGCAAGTTCGGATTGATCTGCGAGGGCATCGGCGACCGCCGGCCGGGCAAGCGCCGGGTGAGCAGCTCGTAGAAAATGATGCCGAGCGCGTAGATGTCGGCCTGGGGTCCGGCGCCGACCGGGTCGGTGAACAGCTCGGGCGCCATGTACGCGACCGAGCCGATACCGACGTACACCTGCCGGATCACGGCGGAGTCGCGCTCGACGATGCGCGCGAAGCCGAAGTCCGACACCTTGACGTTGCCATACCCGTCGATGAGCAAGTTCTCGGGCTTGAGGCCGCGGTGAAACACGCGCTGCGCGTGGGCTGCCTGCAGCGCGTGCGCCGTCTGGAGCAAGTACTTGAGCACCAGCGCGATCGGAACCTCTTCCGCATCGGTGATCAGCCGGCGCGCCGAGCCGTTCGGCGCCAACTCGGTCACGACGTAGGGATAGTCGCGGTCGAGGTTGACGTCGTGCATCGGCAGGATGTTCGGATGCGCCAAACTCGCCCCGGCCTGGACGACATCGGTGAATCGCCGGACGATCTCTCCGCGCTGTTCGTCGCTGAAGTAGCTAAACAGGTCGCGGATCTCCTTGAGCGCGACCTCTCGGTTGAGCGGCACCTGGCGAGCGCGGTAGACCGTCCCGATGCCCCCGCTGCCGATCTTCGCGAGCTTCTCGTAGCGGGCATCGACGATCTCGCCGTGCGTGCGAATCTCCCCGCCCACCGTCGCGCTGGGCCGGCCGCCGGAGGTCTTGGCCACGAGTTCCTCCTTGCCGCGGGCGCGGCGGCGATTCTTGAAATACAGCACGGCGCGCTCGGCGAACTCGGCCAGGTTGTCGCCGTTGGCGACGCGCGCCCCCTCGGCGGTCACCTCGAGCTGCGAGGTCTCGACGTCGTGCCGCAAGTAACCGGCCGACTCCAGAAATCCGACGTACTCGCCGAACGGAAGCGTGACCGCGTTCTCGCAGATGCGCCGGATGTCCTCGAGCCGGTTCTGCCGGCTGAAGCGCCCCTCGGCCAGGACGTTGGCGAGGATGAACCGCCCCTCCTCCGTGAGGATGTCCTTGGTGACCTTGGTGCGCCCCTCCATCTTCGCGCAATGATAGGCGGTTGGCCGCCGGCGGGTCAAATCACCGGCAGCGGCGGCACGCCCTCGCGACGCAGGCGATCGACCAGCGGCTCGTCGGCGGGCAGCACCCGGTAGTCGGCCAGTTCGGCCGGAGGCACCCACCGCCATTCCGCCACCTCCACGGCGCGCGGCCGCGCGCCGTCGCGCAGGGCCGCGGCGTAGACGAGCAGGACGACCTCATAGCCGTCGTAGACGTGGTGCACCACATCCCATACGCGGCCGACGACCGCATCCACCGCCAACTCCTCGCGCAGCTCGCGCGCGAGCGCGGCAGCGGGCGGCTCGCCCGGTTCCACCTTGCCTCCGGGCAGTTCCCAGTACCCGGCGAGCGCCTGATCGGCGCGCCGCCGCGTGAGGAGGATCGCGCCGTCGCCGCGCCCGACGAGCCCGGCGACCACGAGCTTGCGCACCAGCACCACGGCGTCGGAGGATAGCGCGCCTTGACAGCCGCGCGCGACCGCGCCTAGAGTCCCGCCCGAGTGAAGCTCTACGCGCAGAAGATCGACCTCATCGCCGCCGACGTCATCCGTCAACTCGTCGGGGCCGGCGACATCGAAGTGTCCGATGCCAGCGAGGCCGAGCTCGACGTGCAAGCCGTACTCAAGGAGTATCTGCGAGTAGACCGGGAACTCACCGAGCGGGCCAAGGACATCATGGAGATCCGCGGGCTGCCGTACAGCGCGTTCGGCCGCACCAAGCGCGCGCTGGCCGAACAACGCGACTTCGGGCTGGGCGAAGAAGGCCTCAGCTGGATCGCGACGCAGCTCATCGAAACCTTCATGCAG is a genomic window containing:
- a CDS encoding DUF507 family protein encodes the protein MKLYAQKIDLIAADVIRQLVGAGDIEVSDASEAELDVQAVLKEYLRVDRELTERAKDIMEIRGLPYSAFGRTKRALAEQRDFGLGEEGLSWIATQLIETFMQSAHIDEIYADDATLRRKIKEILRRHMALDEELDQEVRERIKNLEEGTNAWEIEYKRVMDQMKQKHGIKE
- a CDS encoding serine/threonine protein kinase, yielding MAVGASGRTGRLPGAARRRAAGRSPASRGRAAAAGDLTRRRPTAYHCAKMEGRTKVTKDILTEEGRFILANVLAEGRFSRQNRLEDIRRICENAVTLPFGEYVGFLESAGYLRHDVETSQLEVTAEGARVANGDNLAEFAERAVLYFKNRRRARGKEELVAKTSGGRPSATVGGEIRTHGEIVDARYEKLAKIGSGGIGTVYRARQVPLNREVALKEIRDLFSYFSDEQRGEIVRRFTDVVQAGASLAHPNILPMHDVNLDRDYPYVVTELAPNGSARRLITDAEEVPIALVLKYLLQTAHALQAAHAQRVFHRGLKPENLLIDGYGNVKVSDFGFARIVERDSAVIRQVYVGIGSVAYMAPELFTDPVGAGPQADIYALGIIFYELLTRRLPGRRSPMPSQINPNLPAQIDDIFDKMTRDSRSERYATVDDILEDFEKIKDLQNVLDKQTQVMAAENPLAQIKFREPESPSEEPLAGDDADGADKADADKAARRVTASSRRPYSFQQRKKKS
- a CDS encoding (deoxy)nucleoside triphosphate pyrophosphohydrolase — protein: MHVELGLAGIGHFDVAGPDELTDDVGGDEVDLLRVELHSGGTLGAVARGCQGALSSDAVVLVRKLVVAGLVGRGDGAILLTRRRADQALAGYWELPGGKVEPGEPPAAALARELREELAVDAVVGRVWDVVHHVYDGYEVVLLVYAAALRDGARPRAVEVAEWRWVPPAELADYRVLPADEPLVDRLRREGVPPLPVI